A stretch of Candidatus Binatia bacterium DNA encodes these proteins:
- a CDS encoding shikimate kinase, with the protein MLHVVITGFMASGKTAVGKRLARRLGFDFVDTDQVIEEKSATSISEIFARSGEAGFRRLERETIAALSLPRPSVIATGGGTFVDPDNRAVLKALGPVVCLVTSPQVILDRVARSDKRPLASGPGAGERLRKLYEERLPAYRKADVMVETDGLSVEQAAARVASAIAPRLRGSGRSDAEMRTPASGNKR; encoded by the coding sequence ATGCTCCACGTCGTGATCACAGGCTTCATGGCCTCGGGAAAAACCGCCGTCGGAAAGCGCCTCGCCCGCCGCCTCGGCTTCGACTTCGTCGACACCGACCAGGTCATCGAGGAGAAATCCGCGACGTCGATCTCCGAGATCTTCGCGCGCAGCGGCGAGGCCGGCTTCCGTCGCCTCGAGCGCGAGACGATCGCGGCCCTTTCGCTGCCGAGGCCGTCGGTGATCGCAACCGGAGGCGGCACCTTCGTCGATCCGGACAACCGCGCAGTGCTGAAGGCGCTCGGTCCGGTGGTATGCCTCGTCACCTCGCCGCAAGTGATCCTCGATCGCGTGGCTCGCTCGGATAAACGGCCGCTGGCCTCGGGGCCGGGCGCCGGCGAGCGTCTGAGGAAGCTGTACGAGGAGCGGTTGCCTGCCTACCGCAAGGCCGACGTCATGGTCGAAACCGACGGGCTCAGCGTCGAGCAGGCCGCTGCGAGAGTTGCCTCGGCGATCGCGCCGCGGCTGCGCGGAAGCGGACGCAGCGACGCGGAAATGCGCACGCCGGCCTCGGGAAACAAGCGATGA
- a CDS encoding secretin N-terminal domain-containing protein — protein sequence MRTDLLAAGKRSDRRRRAAAVLALAGTVAATSLVSRRLLAPFGSLQVSRQVALPAVLHPPAPPALPLASTASELKTRPLSAWLGDVARDANKDLVLSPDLRGDLTASASAALDWKQRLEAYAHVFGFDYSIADDMIEVRRPSPHRDDQTKGDAATPVEVAQPASIAAASPPAATSPAVAHDPAKHDEHPGASLRPRVVHLAHATAKDTATILAHAGETLGVSVAADAASNTLVLTGATDATAHLLATISELDRPQRRILLDAKIVECSRTARLDLGVEWKLTGTVGSEVKFPPPVSDAGSAALLIATHGASALDARLSALEASGKLRVVSRPSVVMLEGSPATVESARILRIRLPSHGTVVGNDTTVPASDRATEEIPVGVRLEVTPSIRGGSRVLLRIKAKSSSLGAPLPPDDIPEELSRMVDAEVLVTSGETAVLGGLTREAATANDAGIPGIHHVPVLGSLFGKSSDLHEEEELLVLVTPRVLDDATAP from the coding sequence GTGCGCACTGACCTTCTCGCTGCGGGAAAGCGCAGCGACCGGCGCCGGCGCGCCGCCGCCGTGCTCGCGCTCGCCGGCACGGTCGCTGCGACGTCGCTTGTATCGCGACGCCTGCTGGCACCGTTCGGGTCGTTGCAGGTTTCCCGGCAGGTGGCCCTTCCCGCGGTGTTGCACCCCCCTGCGCCGCCAGCGCTGCCGCTCGCTTCTACGGCTTCCGAGCTAAAGACGAGGCCGCTGTCGGCGTGGCTCGGCGATGTCGCAAGGGACGCGAACAAGGACCTCGTCCTGAGTCCCGATTTGCGCGGCGACCTTACCGCGAGCGCTTCGGCAGCGCTCGACTGGAAACAGCGCCTGGAAGCGTATGCCCACGTGTTCGGCTTCGACTACTCGATTGCCGACGACATGATCGAGGTGCGGCGTCCGTCGCCGCATCGCGACGACCAGACGAAAGGCGATGCCGCAACGCCCGTCGAGGTCGCGCAGCCGGCATCGATCGCTGCGGCATCACCGCCTGCGGCCACATCGCCCGCGGTCGCTCACGACCCTGCGAAACACGACGAGCATCCAGGTGCATCGCTGAGGCCACGCGTCGTGCACCTGGCCCACGCAACGGCAAAGGACACGGCGACGATCCTCGCGCACGCCGGCGAAACGCTCGGCGTTTCCGTCGCGGCCGACGCGGCGTCCAATACTCTCGTCCTCACCGGTGCGACCGATGCCACGGCGCACCTTCTTGCGACGATTTCCGAGCTCGACCGGCCGCAGAGGCGCATCCTGCTCGACGCGAAGATCGTCGAGTGCTCGCGCACGGCGCGCCTGGATCTCGGCGTCGAATGGAAGCTCACCGGTACCGTTGGAAGCGAGGTCAAATTCCCTCCGCCGGTGAGCGACGCCGGCAGCGCCGCGCTCCTCATTGCTACTCACGGTGCCTCGGCGCTGGATGCCCGACTTTCCGCGCTCGAGGCCAGCGGCAAGCTGCGCGTCGTCTCGAGACCGAGCGTCGTGATGCTCGAAGGGAGCCCGGCAACGGTCGAGAGCGCGCGCATTCTTCGCATCCGGCTGCCGAGCCACGGCACCGTCGTCGGCAATGACACGACGGTGCCGGCAAGCGATCGTGCGACGGAGGAAATTCCGGTGGGCGTGCGGCTGGAAGTCACACCGTCCATTCGCGGAGGCAGCCGCGTGCTGCTGCGGATCAAGGCCAAGTCGAGCAGCCTCGGTGCACCACTTCCGCCGGATGACATTCCCGAGGAGCTCAGCCGCATGGTCGACGCCGAGGTCCTCGTCACGAGCGGGGAAACCGCAGTGCTCGGCGGATTGACGCGCGAAGCGGCCACCGCCAACGACGCGGGAATCCCGGGAATCCACCACGTGCCGGTACTGGGCTCCCTGTTCGGCAAGAGCTCCGACCTGCACGAAGAGGAAGAGCTTCTCGTGCTGGTGACGCCCCGGGTTCTCGACGATGCGACCGCGCCGTGA
- the priA gene encoding primosomal protein N': protein MPGFVHVTPLPAVASLARLTYSVPDALAGVVTVGVRVVVPLGPRRVTALVVGMADTAPDGVACRPLISLLDDCPIVPGKLLELLEWMADYYLAPVGEALALAVGRALTTTSQRVVSLHDTAATGEDPLETQILALLAKAGRPTPLARIAQAVGRRSIDRSLAAMSARGVVSIDDVMAAPRARTQFETTIVVERLPDELTESTMFSRAPKRRALFDHLVRAPGRRATMSELGELFPSAAQSLVPLVEAGLVRSIKTERLRAPGDYVEAGQAPELTNDQQRVVDSVTGCLESFSTLLLQGVTAAGKTEVYLRSIEETLSRGKGALVLVPEISLTHQVVARLRARFGDLVAVLHSDLTPGERWDEWRRIARGQARVAVGARSAVLAPLPSVGLIVVDEEHDASYKQDDGVRYHARDTAVMRGRIEGCPVLLGSATPSLESWRHAIEGRYRHLRLPNRVTPCPPPRIEVVDLRGKDIESAGGLSPALIDAIRANFDAGGQTLLFLNRRGYARSLQCWGCGSSMECSSCSVALTVHQGDRSLRCHHCDARRAIPSVCPSCGKDALFSQGLGTQRLEAAVRSLLPRARIARLDRDVTEQRGLLAETLAAWRRRDVDVLLGTQMIAKGHDVPGVTLVGVVQADMSLSIPDFRGSERTYQLIAQVAGRAGRGNDQGRVLVQTYQPEHPAIAMAAAHEFDGFARIELAARAELGYPPHTRMGMLRLEGAERSVVDRLAAQAARAMSECGRSDPAFAVRGPAPAVIERIKERYRFHVQVRSVHSTLVRAALAQGRASVAIAARASRVRVLADVDPVDMF, encoded by the coding sequence GTGCCTGGTTTCGTCCACGTGACCCCGCTGCCGGCAGTCGCCTCGCTGGCGCGCCTGACGTACTCCGTGCCCGACGCGCTCGCCGGCGTCGTGACCGTCGGCGTGCGCGTCGTCGTTCCGCTCGGCCCGAGGCGTGTCACCGCGCTGGTGGTCGGCATGGCCGACACGGCGCCCGACGGAGTCGCCTGTCGTCCGCTGATCTCGCTGCTCGACGATTGCCCCATCGTGCCGGGCAAACTGCTCGAGCTTCTCGAGTGGATGGCGGACTACTACCTCGCCCCCGTGGGCGAGGCCCTGGCACTGGCCGTCGGCCGCGCGCTGACGACGACGTCCCAGCGCGTCGTCTCGCTCCACGACACCGCTGCCACCGGCGAGGATCCGCTCGAAACGCAGATCCTTGCGCTGCTCGCGAAAGCCGGCCGGCCTACGCCGCTCGCGCGTATCGCGCAGGCGGTAGGGCGGCGATCGATCGATCGCTCCCTTGCGGCGATGAGCGCGCGCGGCGTCGTGTCGATCGACGACGTGATGGCGGCGCCGCGGGCGCGCACCCAGTTCGAGACGACGATCGTCGTCGAACGCCTGCCCGACGAGCTGACGGAATCGACGATGTTCAGCCGCGCGCCGAAGCGGCGCGCGTTGTTCGACCACCTCGTGCGCGCGCCCGGACGCCGCGCAACGATGTCCGAGCTCGGCGAGCTGTTCCCGTCGGCCGCCCAGTCGCTGGTGCCGCTGGTCGAGGCGGGGCTGGTGCGAAGCATCAAGACCGAGCGCCTGCGTGCGCCGGGAGACTACGTCGAGGCGGGCCAGGCGCCCGAATTGACGAACGACCAGCAGCGGGTAGTCGACAGCGTCACAGGCTGCCTCGAGAGTTTTTCGACGCTGCTATTGCAGGGAGTGACGGCGGCCGGCAAGACCGAAGTCTACCTTCGTTCGATCGAAGAGACGCTTTCGCGCGGGAAAGGCGCGCTCGTGCTGGTGCCCGAAATCTCTCTGACGCACCAGGTAGTCGCGCGCCTGCGCGCCCGCTTTGGCGACCTCGTGGCAGTGCTGCACAGCGACCTGACGCCGGGCGAACGCTGGGACGAATGGCGGCGCATCGCGCGCGGGCAGGCGCGGGTCGCCGTCGGTGCGCGCTCGGCAGTGCTGGCACCGCTGCCGTCGGTAGGCCTGATCGTCGTCGATGAAGAGCACGATGCGTCGTACAAGCAGGACGACGGCGTGCGCTACCACGCACGTGACACTGCAGTGATGCGCGGCCGCATCGAGGGCTGCCCCGTGCTCCTCGGATCGGCGACACCTTCACTCGAAAGCTGGCGTCATGCGATCGAGGGGCGCTATCGCCACCTGCGGCTGCCGAACCGCGTCACGCCGTGCCCACCGCCTCGCATCGAAGTCGTCGATCTGCGCGGCAAGGACATCGAGTCGGCCGGCGGGCTGAGCCCGGCGCTCATCGACGCGATCCGCGCCAACTTCGATGCCGGCGGGCAGACGCTGCTGTTTCTCAACCGGCGCGGCTATGCGCGCTCGCTGCAGTGCTGGGGTTGCGGCTCCTCGATGGAGTGCTCGTCGTGCAGCGTCGCGCTGACGGTGCACCAGGGCGACCGCTCGCTGCGCTGCCACCACTGCGACGCGCGCCGCGCGATCCCGTCGGTGTGCCCGTCCTGCGGCAAGGACGCGCTTTTCTCCCAGGGCCTCGGAACCCAGCGGCTGGAGGCTGCCGTGCGATCGCTGCTGCCTCGCGCGCGCATTGCCCGCCTCGACCGCGACGTCACCGAACAGCGCGGGCTGCTCGCCGAAACGCTCGCCGCCTGGCGACGACGCGACGTCGACGTGCTGCTCGGCACCCAGATGATCGCCAAGGGACACGACGTTCCCGGCGTCACGCTGGTCGGTGTCGTGCAGGCGGACATGTCGCTGTCGATCCCCGATTTCCGCGGAAGCGAGAGAACCTATCAGCTCATCGCCCAGGTTGCCGGACGCGCGGGCCGCGGCAATGACCAGGGCCGCGTGCTCGTGCAGACGTACCAGCCCGAACATCCCGCGATCGCGATGGCCGCGGCCCACGAGTTCGACGGTTTCGCGCGCATCGAGCTCGCAGCGCGCGCCGAGCTCGGCTACCCGCCCCACACGCGCATGGGAATGCTGCGCCTGGAAGGAGCAGAGCGCAGCGTCGTCGATCGGCTGGCGGCGCAGGCCGCTCGCGCGATGAGCGAGTGCGGCCGCAGCGATCCCGCGTTCGCGGTGCGCGGTCCCGCACCGGCAGTGATCGAGCGCATCAAGGAGCGCTATCGCTTCCACGTGCAGGTGCGTTCGGTCCACTCGACGCTGGTGCGAGCGGCGCTGGCCCAGGGCCGCGCCAGCGTCGCGATCGCCGCGCGGGCCTCACGCGTGCGCGTGCTCGCCGACGTCGATCCGGTCGACATGTTCTGA
- the def gene encoding peptide deformylase, with protein MSVLEIKKYPSRVLKQKAHPLREISSRTARMLHDMVDTMYIANGIGLAAPQVGVLERVIVVDIDSQNRGKNLLKIINPVIVESHGSIVWEEGCLSIVNYVAEVKRAREILVRGWTLDEKEVEVEASELEAVCLQHEIDHLEGTLFIDHVSRLKRELYRKRLRKENPELVEDPESPAGTIL; from the coding sequence GTGTCCGTCCTCGAGATCAAGAAATACCCGAGCCGCGTGCTCAAGCAGAAGGCGCATCCGCTGCGCGAGATCAGCAGTCGCACCGCGCGCATGCTCCACGACATGGTCGACACCATGTACATCGCCAACGGGATCGGGCTGGCGGCTCCCCAGGTCGGCGTCCTCGAGCGCGTGATCGTCGTCGACATCGATTCCCAGAACCGCGGCAAGAACCTGCTGAAGATCATCAACCCGGTGATCGTCGAGTCGCACGGCTCGATCGTCTGGGAAGAGGGCTGCCTGAGCATCGTCAACTACGTCGCCGAAGTGAAGCGCGCGCGCGAAATCCTCGTACGCGGCTGGACGCTCGACGAGAAGGAAGTGGAGGTGGAGGCGAGCGAGCTGGAAGCCGTGTGCCTCCAGCACGAGATCGATCATCTCGAAGGAACGCTGTTCATCGACCACGTCTCCCGCCTGAAGCGCGAGCTGTATCGCAAGCGCCTGCGCAAGGAGAATCCCGAGTTGGTCGAAGACCCCGAGTCTCCCGCAGGCACCATCCTCTGA
- the fmt gene encoding methionyl-tRNA formyltransferase — translation MGTPEYAAVSLRRLLESPHRVRAVVTRPDKPRGRGRNIEPGPVRRVAEEAGIEVLAPASARDETFLQRLHSLRADLGVVVAYGRILPAAALAAPRLGCINAHASLLPELRGAAPIERSILAGLTRTGVTIMQMNEGLDEGDILFASEVAILDETTGGSLREQLAGLSAQMLVEAVDRVASGSVHPVAQDNARATFAPPLRREETAIRWGEDAHALWLRVRAFAPRPGAFALDGRARLKILEARVAAPAATPAAPGTIIAQSGAAIVVACGTGALALHTVQPEGKRAMAARDWALGLRDRGDPPHVLHDGI, via the coding sequence ATGGGGACGCCCGAATATGCGGCCGTTTCCCTGCGACGTCTGCTCGAGTCGCCCCACCGCGTGCGCGCGGTCGTCACCAGGCCGGACAAGCCGCGCGGACGTGGACGCAACATCGAGCCCGGTCCCGTGCGCCGCGTCGCCGAAGAAGCCGGCATCGAAGTGCTCGCGCCGGCTTCGGCGCGCGACGAGACGTTCCTGCAGCGCTTGCATTCGCTTCGCGCCGATCTCGGCGTCGTCGTCGCATACGGGCGCATCCTGCCGGCTGCCGCTCTTGCCGCGCCGCGCCTCGGCTGCATCAATGCGCATGCGTCCCTTCTTCCGGAGCTGCGCGGCGCGGCGCCCATCGAGCGCTCCATTCTCGCCGGCCTTACCCGCACCGGCGTCACGATCATGCAGATGAACGAAGGCCTCGACGAAGGCGACATCCTGTTTGCGAGCGAGGTCGCGATACTCGACGAGACGACCGGCGGATCGCTGCGCGAACAGCTCGCCGGGCTTTCGGCGCAGATGCTGGTCGAAGCCGTCGATCGCGTGGCGAGCGGCAGCGTTCATCCCGTTGCCCAGGACAACGCCCGCGCGACTTTTGCTCCACCGCTTCGCAGGGAAGAGACGGCGATCCGCTGGGGCGAAGACGCGCACGCGCTGTGGCTGCGCGTGCGTGCATTCGCACCGCGGCCGGGCGCGTTCGCGCTCGACGGACGGGCGCGACTGAAGATTCTCGAGGCGCGGGTGGCCGCACCGGCGGCAACGCCTGCTGCACCGGGCACGATCATCGCGCAAAGCGGCGCTGCAATCGTCGTTGCCTGCGGAACCGGAGCGCTCGCGCTCCACACCGTGCAGCCCGAGGGCAAGCGCGCGATGGCTGCGCGCGACTGGGCGCTCGGGCTTCGCGACCGCGGCGACCCGCCCCACGTGCTGCATGACGGAATCTGA